Genomic segment of Planctomycetota bacterium:
AATACTAAGGGTTGCTATTTTAGCTCTGCGCATATGAAAACTCCTTATATTATGCAGATTGATTATTCGTTAGAATGGGATTATAGAAATTCAGTTTATTTCTGTCAAGGATAATATTTACTATCTGCCTATTTTTCTTTATCTTTATTTAATATCTACCTGGCTGAAACATTTTCCGCCTAATGCCGACTTGTTTATACTTGCCGTATACCCGGCAAAGGGAAACAAAATCATCTTAATTCTTGCTTCTTCACTGCAAGAATGATATCGTATTTCCTCATTTCAGAAAGGAAAATAAATGAAACATCTTTTAGTAATATTCATCGTCATCATTTTGTTTTCACCGGCAACAGCGCCTGCCCATGCCGAAGAACCGGTTACTGCCGAAGAAATCGTGGTTACCGCCAAACGCATACCACAGCCTCAATCCGAAATACCGGATAATATTTCCATTCTCACGGCTGAAGAACTGGAACAAATGCCGGTAAATGACCTGGCTGAGGCATTAAATCTTGTAACCGGAGTAGATATCCAGGGCAGGGGCCAATTCGGGCAGCCTTCTTCCGTCACCATCCAGGGCTGCGAGGCACGCCACGTCCGCGTAATGGTCGACGGCGTCCTTCTCAATTCACAGGGTAACGCCTTTGCCGACCCTTCACAGATACCTATCGAAAACGTGGAACGGATAGAAATAATCAAAGGCGCTGCTTCATCTATCTGGGGTTCTTCTTTGGGAGGCGTAATTAATGTAGTAACCAAATCCCCTAAAGACCCTGTTTCCAAAGCCGGGCTGGGTTTATCATACGGCTGGGGGCCTTATGAATTCTGGAAACGCAATCTTGAGATTTCCGGCGCAACCGGGAAATTAGGTTATTATTTATGGGAAAGCAGCCTTGACACCAACGGCGAATTCCGCGACAATAGCGAAATCACCGACCGCCGTTTCAGCGCCAAGTTTAACTATGCCATTATGGATAATGCCTCCATTGAAGCCGCTTTCCATTATAACGGGGCGGATATCGGCGGATTCGAATTCACGACCCAGGGATTCGGCGAGGATTATTTATACCTTACCCGCTACGGCTACCTTAAATTTTCCCTTAATCCCAAAAGCTGGTGGGATATTAATGCCGCTGCCAAGTTTTCCAGCCAGTCAAGCACGCTGGAACGTTTTATGCTAAACACCGGCGCCGTCACCAAGGTTGATACAACAGACTCATTTTCCGGAATGGACATTGCCTCCAGGCTTACACCATTCAAAGGACACACTATTATCGCCGGGACAGATTTAGGGCGTGACAAACTGGAATCAGACCAGATTGCCGATGAAGAAATATTAAGGCGGCAGGGATATTATGCAAACTACACCATAATCCTGTCTGAAAGATACGATATAAACTTCGGCGGGCGTTATGACGACAACGCCGCTTTCGGCAAACAGTTCAGCCCTTCAGCCGGTTTGGTTTACCACCTGCCTTATTGGGAAACGGATATTCGCGCCTCGGCGGCAAAAGCCTTTAACGCACCGCCCTTGCTTTACAAATATATCAGCGGCAATCCCTTCCTGGTGGCGAACGAAACCCTTAAAGCCGAACGCGCCGTGGTGTATGAAGCCGGTGTCGAAACCAAACCGATAACCGGGCTCTGGCTCAAATTCTCCGCCTACCGGGCTGAGGTAAAAGACCAGGTCAATTTCGTTTTGGTCGTACCGCCGTGGACTTCCATGGCCGATAATATTGACCGCGTCCGGCGCCAGGGCATGGAGGCAGAAACAAATTATGATATCATGAAAAACCTTCAAGCTCAGGCAGGCTGGTCAATCAACCGTATCCAGAACCGTGAAACAGGAAAGATTGTCCAGGGCAACGGCGCCGCCCGCCTGACTTATAACTTAGGGCTTAATTATAATTATGGCGATAAATTAAACTGTAACCTCAAAGGACATTATCACTTCTGGAACCAGCCTGTTACCGCCAACCCATTAGACCGAAGGTTTATATGGGACGCCCATATAAATTACGATTTGAGTAACTTATTGGGTGAAAAATCAGGTAAACGTATAAACTGCTTCCTTAACATTTATAATATCTTTAACCGGCAATACTGGTATGACCAAATACTCCCTTTTCCAGGGAGGAGGCTGGAATTCGGGATGGGATACGATTTTTAACCCCTTCCTAACCATATACTTTACCCAACCACTTATAATTAAAGGAATTAGGACAAGGGCATTATAGGCCACCATTTACATTTGACTATTTTTCCCCATTTTTAGGGCAAAAACCGGTTTCATGCACAAGTTCTTGTGCATGATGCACAAGAACTTGTGCAAAAAAAGCCCTCCTTTCAGCCGCTTTTTGATTGATTTCTATTTTCCCTAAATTTATTTACACATCCTAATGTCTTATAAATCATAAGATAGAACGACAAAAATGAAAATATACGCAAAAAACGACAAAATTATACTCTTTTGGCACGAAAACTGCATAATATAACTGAAATAAGCTTAAATTAACATGATTTTAGGAGGGAAAAATATGTTATCACAACCTCTACCAAATACCATCTGGCGGCTTTTGACAGCCAAGGATATTGCCCCGCTTATAGGCGTCCACGAACGAAAGGTTTATCAATTAGCCCAGGAAGGCAAAATACCCGCCACAAAGGTTGGCGGCACCTGGCGCTTTGATGTTGATACCATCAAGAAATGGTTCAAAAAGCAAATGGTCAATAATTGCTCTCATAGCCCAAGCCGGAAAAGCTCATCGGACGGGCCGGCTCGCCCTGAGCTCCCCGCCGAAGGCTCACTGCCTAATAGCGAAGAGGACTCGAAAGGAAAAGCATCATGACTATTAACCAGATTACCCTTTCGAAAATAGCGCGCCTGTTTACGGACCGGCCGGAAACCCGGGTCACGGCGCGTGGAATAGCCGCCTACCTCGGGGAAAACACCATCGAGGTAGAAAAGGTGCTGGAATATCTGGTCCAAAACGCAGTGCTTATCTCAAACGGAGAAGGCGAATTTAAAGTTTATAAATACGCTAGGGCAATTCATCAAAACCGGATAGCAACAGAGAGGAAGCAACATGAATCACAAAATACTGGTTATTGACGACGACTCAGGGATAAGGGAATTCTTAAGAGAAACCCTCTCCAAGCTCGGCTACCGGGTTTTCTGCGCACAATCCGGCGAAGAAGCCGTGGAAACTGCCACCCGCAACACACCGGACCTGGCCATCTGCGATGTGGTAATGCCTAACATGGACGGGCTGGAAACCCTGAACCGCCTGAAAAAACTCAATACGGACATACCGGTAATAATGATAAGCGGCGTCAGCACCCACGAAATGCTCATCAACGCTATCAACCAGGGCGCACTGGATTTTATCTCCAAGCCCTTTAGCCTCATCCAGATTAAACAGGTAATCAAACAGGCGCTGAACCAACGGGCAAATAAACCAGCGGACGGTCGCTCACCCATGACCCACCTCATGCGCGAAGGATATCTTACATTATTAAGCATGGTCAATACTATGCTCGAAATAAAAAATTCGTACCTGCGTAACCACAGCCAAAAAGTAGCGGAACACTCCCACCGGATTGCCATGGCAATGAAACTGCCCGATGAACAGGTTGAGGTAATCCATTACGCCGCGCTCCTGCATGATATCGGCAAGGTCGGCGTAAACGATGCGGTGCTCCTGAAACCGGGCAAGCTCGATGAATACGAATGGCTTGATATCAAATCCCACCCCCTTATCGGCCGGAGCATGATAGAACCGATAAAACTATTCCGAGCCGAAGAACCGCTGATATACCACCATCACGAATGGTTTGACGGCACGGGATACCCGGATAAACTAGGCGACGAAAAAATACCGTTGGGGGCGCGGATAATCAGCATTGCCGACGCCTATGACGCAATGACCTCCGAACGCCCTTACCGCAAGGCAATGGTTCCCAAAACCGCCCTGAAGATAATCGAGGAATCATGCGGAAAGCAGTTTGACCCTAAAATAGGCAAGACGTTTATTAGCATAGTTAAGGAGTAAATCGTGACAGAATATCTTTCGGAAAAACCGCTCTTACTACGGACCAGGAAAAATGTAATCGTTACATTAAGGGGTATCGTTTTTGCCATCATTTACCTGATTCTCCTCCAGGAACGCGGGCTCCACCACCTGCCCATAGCATTCTGGGTAATTACTTTATTATTCGTCATCTCGGAATTCGTATACATCTTCGAGAGCCACACACACTTTCTTATCCAGCGCATCTTGGGCTGGATTTTCATTTTCGATGCGGTCTTAATCGGGCTGGCCATATATTTCCTGTCCGTAAAATCAACCCTGCTTTTTATCGCCTATTTTTCCGTGATTGCCATTGCCGCCATCTCCAAAAGCGTCCGGATGGCTTTCATCATCACCTTCCTGATAAGCGTTTTTTACCTGTTTCTCTCCATCCAACAGGGTAATTTTATCTTTACTGAATTTATTACCCGCCCCCTCTTCTTTTTCGGAGTCGCTATCTTTGCCAGCTACCTTTCCGAAGAAAGCTCCACCCACCGCAGGGAACAAAAGAAAACCGAAGAGATGATAAAAAACATACCTTATACCGGCAGTTACCAAAGCAACTTTAAAGGCGATTTCGTTTATGTAACCGAATCATTTGCCCGGATGCTCGAATACGACTCCCCGGAAGAATTAAAAAGCGTAGATATCTTAAAACTGTATAAAAACCCGGAAGATAGGACACGCTTGATGAAAGAGCTTAAAAGAAGCGGCCATGTTACCGGCTTTGAGGTCGAATTGCTTACCAAGACGGGAAAAACCAAGCATCTGCTCATAAACGGCATATTGGAG
This window contains:
- a CDS encoding TonB-dependent receptor — encoded protein: MKHLLVIFIVIILFSPATAPAHAEEPVTAEEIVVTAKRIPQPQSEIPDNISILTAEELEQMPVNDLAEALNLVTGVDIQGRGQFGQPSSVTIQGCEARHVRVMVDGVLLNSQGNAFADPSQIPIENVERIEIIKGAASSIWGSSLGGVINVVTKSPKDPVSKAGLGLSYGWGPYEFWKRNLEISGATGKLGYYLWESSLDTNGEFRDNSEITDRRFSAKFNYAIMDNASIEAAFHYNGADIGGFEFTTQGFGEDYLYLTRYGYLKFSLNPKSWWDINAAAKFSSQSSTLERFMLNTGAVTKVDTTDSFSGMDIASRLTPFKGHTIIAGTDLGRDKLESDQIADEEILRRQGYYANYTIILSERYDINFGGRYDDNAAFGKQFSPSAGLVYHLPYWETDIRASAAKAFNAPPLLYKYISGNPFLVANETLKAERAVVYEAGVETKPITGLWLKFSAYRAEVKDQVNFVLVVPPWTSMADNIDRVRRQGMEAETNYDIMKNLQAQAGWSINRIQNRETGKIVQGNGAARLTYNLGLNYNYGDKLNCNLKGHYHFWNQPVTANPLDRRFIWDAHINYDLSNLLGEKSGKRINCFLNIYNIFNRQYWYDQILPFPGRRLEFGMGYDF
- a CDS encoding helix-turn-helix domain-containing protein; the encoded protein is MLSQPLPNTIWRLLTAKDIAPLIGVHERKVYQLAQEGKIPATKVGGTWRFDVDTIKKWFKKQMVNNCSHSPSRKSSSDGPARPELPAEGSLPNSEEDSKGKAS
- a CDS encoding response regulator: MNHKILVIDDDSGIREFLRETLSKLGYRVFCAQSGEEAVETATRNTPDLAICDVVMPNMDGLETLNRLKKLNTDIPVIMISGVSTHEMLINAINQGALDFISKPFSLIQIKQVIKQALNQRANKPADGRSPMTHLMREGYLTLLSMVNTMLEIKNSYLRNHSQKVAEHSHRIAMAMKLPDEQVEVIHYAALLHDIGKVGVNDAVLLKPGKLDEYEWLDIKSHPLIGRSMIEPIKLFRAEEPLIYHHHEWFDGTGYPDKLGDEKIPLGARIISIADAYDAMTSERPYRKAMVPKTALKIIEESCGKQFDPKIGKTFISIVKE